The following are encoded together in the Strongyloides ratti genome assembly S_ratti_ED321, chromosome : 2 genome:
- a CDS encoding GPCR, rhodopsin-like, 7TM domain and 7TM GPCR, olfactory receptor/chemoreceptor Srsx family-containing protein, whose translation MLVFEFFSGIRIFTGLSEMKRSTCFYMIFIHLFSSCTSKWLMFAIGIDRLLAILKPINYKCWNNSIYSVIISIPGLLFALIIISIQFIFVNDKQINICNPLSAMNIEIKNIYLCIILGICLSTIIVYSLTFLFLSKIGKKNLKNDHLLLTVHKEMAITLGINTFFFVLSTTMGYIITGIVQMFSISNVIKESFDALVVIPILLSSSCTFYLLYWRAHLYKKAFKKQLISINCFSNKRKKQIKSSHIKLTQIKNIG comes from the exons ATGTTGgtatttgaatttttttctgGAATACGTATTTTTACTGGATTAAGTGAAATGAAAAGATCAACttgtttttatatgattttcattcatttattttcatcatgTACATCTAAATGGTTAATGTTTGCCATTGGAATTGATAGATTATTAGCTATATTGAAaccaataaattataaatgttgGAATAATTCAATTTATAGTGTTATAATATCTATTCCTGGTTTATTATTTgctttaattataattagcattcaatttatttttgtaaatgatAAACAAATCAATATTTGTAATCCACTATCTGCTATGaatattgaaattaaaaatatatatctatgTATTATTCTAGGAATATGTTTAAGTACTATTATTGTTTATagtttaacatttttatttttatctaaaattg ggaaaaaaaatttaaaaaatgatcatttattattaactgTACATAAAGAAATGGCAATAACACTTGGAAttaacacttttttttttgttttatcaaCAACTATGGGATATATTATAACAGGTATTGTACAAATGTTTTCAATTTCTAATGTTATAAAAGAATCTTTTGATGCTTTGGTTGTTATTCCAATACTGTTATCATCTTCATGTacattttatcttttatattggAGAGctcatttatataaaaaagcttttaaaaaacaattaatatctataaattgttttagtaataaacgaaaaaaacaaattaaatcttcacatataaaattaacacaaataaagaatattggataa
- a CDS encoding Adenylate kinase isoenzyme 1: protein MSNRIRYNQHVSNTAGDNESKLVIVKILFLATGFLLTYENLFGVFDDIKLRLLSVIIGGSLMFLGCKDTIQLIFEECFYQPISYKNAIRISKTNANCISPNSLTLQTLNGVTKHRRSTGKKSYNDENSEKSYYQIIMAPTKKNIDLSSLKKANVPIIFIVGGPGSGKGTQCDKIVAKYGFTHISSGDLLREELKSGSERAGELLKIMELGQLVPMEVVLDLIKERILQSIEKGSKGFLIDGYPREIIQGEKFESEIQEAKTVIYFEVAESTLVKRLLYRAQTSGRADDNEETIKKRITTFNQSTAPVVDYYEKKGKLLKINAEGSVDDIFTKVSAHLDKIL, encoded by the exons atgtCAAATCGTATTAGATACAATCAACATGTTAGTAATACAGCTGGAGACAATGAATCAAAATTagttattgtaaaaattttatttcttgcAACAGGTTTCCTTCTTACATATGAAAATCTTTTTGGAGTATTTGATGACATTAAATTACGACTTTTGTCTGTTATTATAGGTGGTAGTTTAATGTTTCTGGGATGTAAA GATACTATTCAACTAATATTTGAAGAATGTTTTTATCAACcaatttcttataaaaatgcAATTAGAATATCTAAGACTAATGCAAATTGTATATCACCAAATTCTTTGACATTACAAACTTTAAATGGAGTCACTAAACATCGTCGAAGTACTggtaaaaaaagttataatgaTGAAAATTCAGA AAAAAGTTACTATCAAATAATTATG gcaccaacaaaaaaaaatattgatctTTCTTCATTGAAAAAGGCTAATGTtcctattatttttattgttggTGGACCAGGATCag gaaaAGGTACTCAATGTGATAAGATTGTTGCAAAGTATGGTTTTACCCATATTAGCTCAGGTGATTTATTACGTGAAGAATTAAAATCTGGTAGTGAACGTGCTGGagaacttttaaaaattatggaATTAGGTCAATTAGTTCCAATGGAAGTTGTACTTGATCTTATCAAAGAAAGAATACTTCAATCTATTGAAAAAGGTTCTAAAGGATTTTTGATTGATGGATATCCAAGAGAAATAATTCAAGGTGAAAAATTTGAAAGTGAAATTCAAGAAGCTAAAACAGTTATCTATTTTGAGGTTGCTGAGAGTACTCTTGTCAAAAGACTTCTTTATAGAGCTCAAACATCTGGTAGAGCTGATGACAATGAagaaacaattaaaaaaagaataactACATTTAATCAATCAACAGCTCCAGTAGTtgattattatgaaaaaaaaggaaaattattaaaaataaatgctGAAGGAAGTGTTGATGATATTTTCACAAAAGTTTCCGCTCAcctagataaaatattatag
- a CDS encoding Glycogen synthase kinase 3 alpha: protein MVTSHVTQKKTNYHNNLSPTPLSFKCFNLEIDKMEHVQFQNMHLISYGVFSNVYYGSIINPIKKQVAIKNTWVDKRCATGKNVIELETVKELKILSLLRKGKHKNLIMLYYCFRIIPKHGNKRCISMVFEYMPFNLHQIISKNKKPLSDFDIKLYTWQLFRAQNYMEQLCIAHRDIKPHNILVDPVSGLLKVGDFGSSKLIESGSKSLSYNVTRYYRPPELLLGSEKYNIRIDVWSCGCVMGEMMKGNILLRGKNTNDQMRLIYECLGELSIEDIEIMKINKEKKEILDNEEGILKAISLGNLKKKDDVNPYKHLFPQNVNKDLIKLLKKVLVYNPNKRLSGSKFLQNKIFRELFEKDVKRNDKPFTLLTRDDLIDGIDGDVKCLQRTVESATISLNLSQEIKNNEQH from the exons atggtGACTAGTCATGTCACTCAAAAAAAGACAAACTATCATAACAATTTATCACCAACaccattatcatttaaatgtttcaatttagaaattgataaaatggAACATGTACAATTTCAGAATATGCATTTAATATCTTATGGAGTTTTTTCAAATGTTTATTATGGTTCAATAATAAAtccaataaaaaaacaagtagcaataaaaaatacatgGGTAGATAAAAGATGTGCAACTGGAAAGAATGTTATTGAATTGGAGACTGtcaaagaattaaaaatattaagtttACTTAGAAAAggaaaacataaaaatttaataatgctTTATTATTGTTTCCGTATTATTCCAAAACATGGAAATAAAAGATGTATATCAATGGTTTTTGAGTATATGCCATTTAATTTACATcaaattatatcaaaaaataaaaaacctTTATCagattttgatataaaattatatacatgGCAACTTTTTAGGGCACAAAATTATATGGAACAATTATGTATTGCTCATAGAGATATCAAACctcataatattttagttgATCCTGTTAGTGGATTATTAAAAGTAGGTGATTTTGGAAGttcaaaattaattgaaagtGGTTCTAAAAGTCTTAGTTACAATGTTACACGATATTATCGTCCCCCAGAATTATTACTTGGTtctgaaaaatataatattcgAATTG atGTTTGGAGTTGTGGATGTGTAATGGGAGAAATGATGAAAggtaatatattattaagagGTAAAAATACTAATGATCAAATGAGATTAATATATGAATGCTTAGGAGAATTATCAATTGAAGATATtgaaataatgaaaattaataaagaaaaaaaagaaattcttGATAATGAAGAAGGTATACTTAAAGCAATATCATTaggaaatttaaaaaaaaaagatgatgtTAATCCATATAAACATCTTTTTCCACAAAATGTTAACAaagatttaattaaattattaaaaaaagttttagtaTATAATCcaaataaaagattatctGGTAGTAAAtttcttcaaaataaaatatttcgaGAACTTTTTGAAAAAGATGTTAAAAGAAATGATAAACCATTTACTTTACTAACAAGAGATGATTTAATTGATGGTATTGATGGAGATGTTAAATGCCTTCAAAGAACAGTAGAATCAGCAACAATCTCTTTAAATTTAAGTCAagaaatcaaaaataatgaacaacattaa
- a CDS encoding Fatty-acid amide hydrolase 2, giving the protein MVLLFPFIDSEKIYQLPYVIIVFLQFTHTIYCTIINTIFYIYLFLSKKKSLPKIENELLLIPGSECARMIRNKEISSYDLVKAYIDRQKQVNPYINAVVMERYEDALNEAKKIDKFLINIQPDTKEYYRIVEEKPLLGVPFTLKNSIKCKEFSPISGVVCRNNCNTKADIFCKGIERWKEAGGILIASTNVPELCMWIETNNKVWGRTNNPYDIRRTAGGSSGGEGAIIASGGSLFGVGSDIAGSIRIPASHCGIFGYKNTPKSIDVTGHVPEPDDKIMNMIAQAPMARYACDLKLICKIYMSYEEKILLKMNDEVDINNLKFYYIEDFSYMEAQPVTKDCLQGVRSVIKMLEDYNKFAINICIDEFKYTNVLWQATLQEHTNDDVTGISCYMNNFSPVKIPFLKESLKNIFNLKSDHDLGVMLWLFEFGNIRFLQPKLKRKYIEMREKLIKRINDILGDNGILIVPGYPTVAPPHNHQLFLRMDKSYTEIFNVLGLPVITCPIFLDSSGIPVCVQIVAGKNQDRLLFTFAEVIEKKFGGWKEPK; this is encoded by the coding sequence atggttttattatttccttTTATTGACtcagaaaaaatttatcaattaccTTATGTAATTATAGTATTCCTTCAATTTACCCATACAATATATTGTACCattattaatacaattttttatatttatctatttttaagtaaaaaaaaatctttaccaaaaatagaaaatgaaCTTCTTTTAATTCCTGGTAGTGAATGTGCTagaatgataagaaataaagaGATATCTTCTTATGATTTAGTTAAAGCATATATTGATAGGCAAAAACAAGTTAATCCTTATATTAATGCTGTTGTTATGGAAAGATATGAAGATGCCTTGAATGAAgctaaaaaaatagataaatttttaattaatattcaaCCTGATacaaaagaatattatagAATTGTTGAGGAGAAACCATTACTTGGTGTAccatttacattaaaaaattcaattaaatGTAAAGAATTTTCTCCTATTTCTGGAGTTGTTTGTagaaataattgtaataCAAAAGCTGACATCTTTTGTAAAGGTATTGAGAGATGGAAAGAAGCTGGTGGTATACTTATAGCATCAACTAATGTACCAGAATTATGTATGTGGATAGAaactaataataaagtttGGGGTAGAACAAATAATCCATATGATATAAGAAGAACAGCTGGTGGTTCATCAGGTGGTGAAGGTGCCATTATTGCTTCTGGTGGTAGTTTATTTGGTGTTGGTAGTGATATAGCTGGATCTATTAGAATACCAGCATCTCATTGTGGTATTTTTGGATATAAAAATACTCCTAAAAGTATTGATGTTACTGGACATGTTCCAGAACctgatgataaaattatgaatatgATTGCTCAAGCTCCAATGGCAAGATATGCATgtgatttaaaattaatttgtaaaatttatatgtcatatgaagaaaaaattttattaaaaatgaatgatgaagttgatataaataatttaaagttttattatattgaaGATTTTAGTTATATGGAAGCTCAACCAGTAACAAAAGATTGTCTTCAAGGAGTTCGTAGTGTTATAAAAATGCTTGaagattataataaatttgccattaatatttgtattgatgaatttaaatatacaaatgTTCTTTGGCAGGCAACATTACAAGAACATACAAATGATGATGTAACTGGAATATCATGttatatgaataatttttctcCTGTCAAAAttccatttttaaaagaatcattaaaaaatatttttaatcttaaaaGTGATCATGATTTAGGAGTTATGTTATGGCTTTTTGAATTTGGAAATATAAGATTTTTACAaccaaaattaaaaagaaaatacatTGAAATGAGagaaaaattgataaaaagaataaatgatatattaggTGATAATGGAATATTAATTGTACCTGGATATCCAACTGTAGCACCACCACATAATCATCAATTATTCCTTAGAATGGATAAATCATATacagaaatatttaatgttctGGGTCTTCCAGTTATAACATGTccaatatttttagattcaTCTGGTATTCCTGTTTGTGTACAAATAGTTGCTGGTAAAAATCAAGATAGACTCTTATTTACATTTGCTGAagtaattgaaaaaaaatttggtgGTTGGAAAGAaccaaaataa
- a CDS encoding Zinc finger, C2H2 domain and Zinc finger, C2H2-like domain-containing protein, whose amino-acid sequence MVDVPTTSDESRYHTANEKMEAQLSDQIEPYLFASLFQSHVLPVRLKILYDTVLDRLSLKKKLALLKTFGWTLEDYERGYIKEVIKINEPIININIPTLQNELHTMQRFGVDFNHASTLIEQFKNSFMPSIFQNCNPNQNNINIIKQTIECFKKQDNDNGSVGTSISNKSDHIINSKNIDTLPLLSPLSNSSGTIVDGNSNIQLQISNNIINDISKVKTSTNDEIKGDSNKINDNRINRGTSYGKSNKKRVQCLQCLKTFCDKGALKIHTSAVHLKEMHKCTVNGCAMMFSSRRSRNRHSANPNPKLHINTAIHPRSVMQMVTPRLSIPKNISMNGNKKFKNHKISNFTNSMDTSSNISLLNVPSTDLFLQTHLKNNNNSNNDNIKQQDKIMTPEASPKENKPDLLYHQSLTNTYNNGGIFGNINNIFLPSTNFLNFKHSIESPLHHQGGGILSHQSITPLSTIIPQPSTTTSSTTTNNIFTNLQKAEELRKVLVGNNQIIDGTGTNKTINIEGRENLVDLMRRLQYTSLQSEMFKQ is encoded by the exons ATGGTGGATGTACCAACGACATCCGATGAATCAAGGTATCATACAGCAAATGAGAAGATGGAAGCTCAGTTGTCTGACCAAATTGAACCATACCTATTTGCATCATTATTTCAAAGTCATGTTCTTCCAGTTcgtttaaaaatactttatgaTACAGTTTTAGACAggttatcattaaaaaagaaattagcTTTATTGAAAACTTTTGGGTGGACCCTGGAAGATTATGAAAGAGGATATATTAAAGAAGTG ataaaaataaatgaaccaataataaatattaatataccaACATTACAAAATGAACTTCATACAATGCAACGATTTGGTGTTGATTTTAATCATGCCTCAACATTAATtgaacaatttaaaaatagttttatgccaagtatttttcaaaattgtaatcctaatcaaaataatattaatattattaaacaaacAATAGAATGTTTTAAGAAACAAGATAATGATAATGGTTCTGTTGGGACAagtatttcaaataaatctgatcatattattaattctaaaaatattgatacaCTTCCACTTTTATCACCATTGTCAAATTCATCTGGTACAATAGTTGATGGAAATAGTAATATACAACTtcaaatatcaaataatattattaatgatatttcaAAGGTTAAAACATCTACAAATGATGAGATCAAAGGtgatagtaataaaataaatgataatcgTATAAATCGTGGAACATCATATggaaaaagtaataaaaaaagagtaCAATGTTTACAATGCCTAAAGACATTCTGTGATAAGGGAGCATTAAAAATTCATACATCAGCTGTTCATCTTAAAGAGATGCATAAATGTACAGTTAATGGTTGTGCTATGATGTTTTCATCAAGAAGATCAAGAAATAGACATTCAGCAAATCCAAATCCAAAATTGCATATTAATACAGCAATACATCCTAGATCAGTTATGCAAATGGTAACACCACGTCTATCAAtaccaaaaaatatatctatgaatggtaataaaaaatttaaaaatcataaaatttcaaattttacaaattcaATGGACACCTCAAGTAATATTTCTCTTTTAAATGTTCCATCAacagatttatttttacaaacacatcttaaaaataataataatagtaataatgataatataaaacaacAAGATAAAATTATGACACCAGAAGCATCaccaaaagaaaataaaccAGATTTACTTTATCATCAATCATTAACtaatacatataataatGGAGGAATATTtggtaatattaataatatatttttaccatcaacaaattttcttaattttaaacattcaATAGAAAGTCCATTACATCACCAGGGAGGAGGAATACTTTCTCATCAATCTATCACTCCATTATCAACAATCATTCCACAACCATCAACTACAACATCATcaacaacaacaaataatatttttactaatcTTCAGAAAGCAGAAGAATTACG gaAAGTTCTTGTTGGtaataatcaaataataGATGGGACAGGTACcaataaaactattaatatTGAGGGAAGAGAAAATTTAGTTGATTTAATGAGAAGACTTCAATATACCTCTTTACAAAGTGAAATGTTCAagcaataa
- a CDS encoding Ubiquitin-conjugating enzyme E2 J1, with product MPNSKNTQASLRIMKEIRELMNKETDEIFKIHVNEDNLFDIHFTFIGKEKEYLNGLYHGRMILPKDYPMRPPDFWMISESGRFQTNTKICMSNTSFHPDQWSPSWGIRTAILGLISLFYEESQGAVGSISANKNVRKRYAMYSSIYECKKCKSSLYKLWYGIEIEEEKKNYIKNLTSNGETNSNSQQKNDIKTAILGVLQYTFGVLNK from the exons atgccaaattcaaaaaatactCAAG catCCTTGAGGATAATGAAAGAAATAAGAGAATTAATGAATAAAGAGACagatgaaatttttaagattCATGTTAACgag gataatttatttgatatacattttacatttattggTAAAGAGAAAGAATACCTTAATGGATTGTATCATGGTAGAATGATACTTCCAAAAGATTATCCAATGCGACCACCAGACTTTTGGATGATTTCGGAAAGTGGAAGATTTCAAacaaatacaaaaatatgtatGAGTAATACATCTTTTCATCCTGATCAATGGTCCCCAAGTTGGGGTATTAGAACAGCTATTTTAGGATTAATATCGTTATTTTATGAAGAATCTCAAGGTGCTGTGGGTAGTATATCagcaaataaaaatgtaagaAAACGATATGCAATGTACTCATCAATATATGAATGTAAAAAATGCAAATcatctttatataaattatggTATGGTATAGAAATcgaagaagaaaaaaagaacTATATTAAAAACCTAACTTCTAATGGTGAAACTAATTCAAATTctcaacaaaaaaatgatattaaaa CAGCAATCCTCGGTGTTTTACAATATACCTTTGGAgttttgaataaataa
- a CDS encoding Transmembrane protein 164: MEKTVSTTLWGHLYRFIIGGVDFHLDGNGGDECVNYISIWQRLIETVFFGWIAISGIKYSIKNIKKQRNNEFYMYSPTPTPMDPFIMNDIEMIDKLDFSPISISTTSSEYSTPLMEYPLIIPGTVVSNLGNWRLSLHSTIITLYCLIFGGELAFKLISGTAIFLLNPCHLTTIIQLYLLVFPTNNSFTKWIFRIHTYTLAGALIAILFPILNTRNLHGEQFIYFAQHLFILLIPFYLFYLGEPFTQETLFEFNWAILGYSILALYHLFVLQIIGLITKVNLNCIICPGVSDPFASRGWRIIAFTHQAIAVPLVSKIYCYISMIIINFIKNYNFKNKNNFRNNDESSEKHTKIE, encoded by the exons atgGAAAAAACAGTTTCTACTACTTTGTGGGGACATTTATATAGATTTATTATTGGTGGTGTTGATTTTCATCTTGATGGAAATGGAGGTGATGAGTGTGTTAat tatatttcAATATGGCAAAGATTAATAGAGACAGTTTTTTTTGGATGGATAGCTATTTCAGGAATTAaatatagtattaaaaatatcaagaAACAAAGAAATAACGA gTTTTATATGTATTCCCCAACTCCAACACCAATGGATCCTTTCATAATGAATGATATAGAAATGATTGACAAGTTAGATTTTTCTCCCATTTCTATATCAACAACTTCATCTGAATATAGTACACCATTAATGGAATATCCTTTAATTATTCCAGGGACAGTGGTTTCAAATTTAGGAAATTGGAGATTATCATTACATTCAACaattataacattatattgtttaatatttgGTGGAGAATTagcatttaaattaattagtGGTACAGCAATTTTTCTTCTTAATCCTTGTCACCTAACAACAATTATACAACTATATTTATTAGTATTTCCCACAAATAATAGTTTTACAAAATGGATATTTAGAATTCATACATATACATTAGCAGGAGCATTAATAGCAATTTTATTTCCTATTCTTAATACGAGGAATCTTCACGGAgaacaatttatttattttgccCAACACTTATTCATACTACTTATaccattttatttattttatcttggTGAACCATTTACTCAAGAAACATTATTTGAATTTAATTGGGCTATTTTAGGTTATTCTATATTAGCATTATATCATCTATTTGTACTTCAAATTATTGGTTTG ataactAAAGTAAATTTGAATTGTATAATATGTCCTGGTGTGTCGGATCCATTTGCTAGTCGAGGATGGAGAATTATTGCTTTTACTCATCAAGCTATTGCAGTACCATTagtttcaaaaatttattgctATATTTcaatgataattattaattttattaaaaattataattttaaaaataagaataattttagaaataatgaTGAATCATCTGAAAAACACACTAAAATTGagtaa